The Engystomops pustulosus chromosome 4, aEngPut4.maternal, whole genome shotgun sequence genome contains a region encoding:
- the LOC140128765 gene encoding olfactory receptor 5P60-like translates to MPVYIVECQRAAGKISEHRLIEEDLPVGRQKTNLTVITGFYLLGFQGSQLLRNVLFFMFFILFGTTICGNLLIITLVSTSRNLHTPMYFFISQLSISDILVSIDIVPNMLHMLLNNGGTMTFVGCFAQFFFLSASGGFECFLLAVMSYDRFVAICNPLRYTSIVTTQLCIQLVCICWMLGFVCLFILTITPSQLYFCGDNIIDHFFCDLVPVLELSCSSIFIVQLEMYVIGFPTIIIPTTIIVVSYTYIVITVLRIPSSTGRQKAFSTCSSHLIVVNFFYWTLFSVYVIPKKGKTTKFISLLYTVFTPLINPIIYSLRNKDIKKALQEVLHRY, encoded by the exons ATGCCAGTGTACATAGTAGAATGCCAGCGAGCGGCTGGAAAGATATCGGAGCATCGATtgattgaagaggacctgcctgTAGGGCGTCAAAAG ACCAATCTGACTGTCATCACAGGGTTTTATCTCTTAGGATTTCAAGGAAGTCAACTTCTCAGAAATGTTCTTTTCTTCATGTTTTTTATTCTCTTTGGTACAacaatatgtgggaacctcctgatcatcacCCTGGTGTCCACTAGCAggaacctccacactcccatgtacttcttcatctcacaactgtccATCAGTGACATCTTGGTTTCCATAGATATTGTCCCCAATATGCTCCACATGCTACTGAATAATGGGGGGACCATGACTTTTGTTGGTTGTTTTGCTCAGTTTTTTTTCCTAAGTGCCTCGGGGGGCTTTGAGTGTTTCCTCCTGGCTGTGATGTCTTATGACCGATTCGTGGCCATCTGTAATCCGCTCCGTTATACTTCAATTGTAACAACTCAATTGTGCATCCAGTTGGTCTGTATTTGTTGGATGTTGGGGTTTGTCTGTTTGTTCATTCTCACCATTACACCATCACAGTTATATTTTTGTGGTGACAACATTATTGACCATTTTTTCTGTGACCTTGTTCCCGTTTTAGAACTTTCCTGCTCAAGTATCTTCATTGTTCAATTGGAGATGTACGTAATTGGTTTTCCAACTATAATAATCCCAACGACAATCATTGTGGTGTCTTATACTTATATTGTTATTACAGTATTAAGGATCCCATCCAGTACCGggagacagaaagccttctccacctgtagctcccacctcattgtggttAATTTTTTCTACTGGACTCTTTTCAGCGTTTATGTCatcccaaaaaaaggaaaaacaaccaAATTCATCTCCCTGCTATATACAGTGTTTACACCACTAATCAATCCCATTATATACAGTCTGAGGAATAAAGACATAAAGAAAGCCCTACAGGAGGTTCTTCATAGATATTGA
- the LOC140128766 gene encoding olfactory receptor 11L1-like, producing MEYRNVSLVNEIFLLGLQNLENLRTFVFLLLLLIYCVTICGNLLIIVVVSSSRSLHSPMYFLLTQLSFSDILLTTIIVPNMLRVVWSGGSYVQLMGCLAQYYFFSVCEAFEIFLLTVMSYDRYQAICNPLHYTSVIDIKFCLKVLLLSWMIISCMILMLVVPMSQYQFCEPNVIDHFFCDIDPILELSCSDTSLVKIESMVLVIPLVLCPFSVIIVSYVYIIFTILKISSVTGRQKTFSTCSSHLAVVALYYGSIISIYLFPNTVVVRKIMSLFYTVVTPVLNPIIYSLSNRDIKEAFRKLMSKAPNVKTRPSKTIDQGPI from the coding sequence ATGGAGTATAGAAATGTAAGTCTGGTGAACGAAATATTTCTATTGGGGTTGCAGAATTTGGAGAATTTAAGGACATTCGTCTTTCTTCTGCTGCTGCTCATCTACTGTGTGACCATATGTGGAAACCTCTTGATCATTGTGGTGGTGTCCTCCAGCAGATCCCTCCACTCTCCCATGTACTTTCTTCTCACACAACTCTCCTTCTCCGATatcctcctcaccaccatcatcgTACCCAACATGCTCCGTGTAGTCTGGTCTGGAGGAAGTTATGTGCAACTTATGGGTTGTTTGGctcaatattattttttttcagtcTGTGAAGCATTCGAAATTTTTCTCCTGacggtgatgtcctatgaccggtATCAGGCCATCTGTAACCCTCTACATTACACCTCAGTCATTGACATCAAGTTCTGTCTAAAAGTCCTTCTCCTGAGCTGGATGATCATTTCTTGTATGATTTTGATGCTAGTTGTTCCTATGAGTCAATATCAGTTCTGTGAACCCAATGTTATtgaccatttcttctgtgatATTGATCCCATCCTCGAACTTTCCTGCTCGGACACTTCTTTAGTGAAAATTGAGAGTATGGTACTGGTTATACCTCTAGTGTTGTGTCCATTTTCAGTGATTATCGTCTCCTATGTGTATATTATCTTCACTATACTGAAGATTTCCTCTGTTACCGGGAGGCAGAAgaccttctccacctgtagctcgcACCTAGCTGTAGTCGCTTTATATTATGGGTCAATCATTAGCATCTACTTATTTCCTAACACAGTGGTTGTAAGGAAAATTATGTCCTTGTTCTATACTGTTGTCACTCCTGTACtgaatcctatcatatacagtCTGAGTAACCGAGATATTAAAGAAGCTTTTAGAAAACTAATGAGCAAAGCTCCTAACGTCAAGACACGTCCTTCAAAAACGATAGATCAGGGGCCGATCTGA